From the Candidatus Methylarchaceae archaeon HK02M2 genome, the window CTTCTCTTTCTTCTAACAGCAAGTAATTGACACTCTCTTTTTGCTACTATCACAGAAACTTTATCATTTTGTAAAAATTCTCCTACTGTTTTTTCCATCTCTTTTACATTGAAAGAATCCACAACCTTGACGTTCTCAACTCCACATGCTTTTACTATATCTTCGATGGCAATCGCTTTGGTCTGATCCCCCATCCCAGTTACGCCTACGGTAGGGTTTGGTTGGTGTCCAGTCATCGCTGTTGTCCTATTGTCAAGAATTATTATCAAGGGGTTGGATTTATTGAAAACAGTGTTGATCAACGCTGGAATTCCGGCATGGAAGAATGTTCCATCACCGATAAAGGCTATGACCTTCTGATCACTGACTTTTTTAATCCCATGAATCAATCCTTCACTTGCACCCATGGAGAATATGATGTCTTGGGTTTCAAAAGGAGGAAATATTCCTAAGATATAGCAACCTATATCCCCAATAAATGTAGTATCTTCTCCTGTTGCTGATTTAGTTGCGAAGAATGTAGCTCTATGAGGACAACCAGGGCACATGAGGGGAAACCTCCTTGCTATCTTCAATTTATTATAATCTTCTTTATGAGCGATAAGATCATAGTCGAGTTTCTTTCCAGTTATCTTGCTTATTGTGAGTAGTATCGCTTCCTCAGTGAGCTCACCAGCTGTTGGCAGATATCCACTTCTCCCGAATACTCTTAATTCTGGATTCACATCCTTTGCTAAAGAGTTTATGCTTTTTTCTAGAATTGGCTCGATCTCTTCAACAACTAAAATAGATTTTAAATTTTTTATAAAATTCCTTATCTTTTCTTCAGGAATAGGGTAGGTTAATCCCAACTTAAATACAGGTAAATTCATTTTTAGATGATCCAAAGCATCCATAACGTAATTAAACGAGACTCCTGAAGCTATTATGCCAAGATCGTTTTTAACATCCTCATTTACAAAAAAATTTATTTCGATTTCTTCAGAAATCCTTCTTATTGCCTCCAATTTTCTATGTAACTCTTTATGAGTTTCTATGATATAGGGTGGGAAATTCCTGAATTTTATGGAATCTTTTAAAAATTTTCCCTTTGTACGTCCTTTAACAATTCTACCAAGTGTTACAACCCCCCTAGTATGGCTGACTCTTGTCGTCAATCTTAAAAATACAGGCAGATTGAACTTCTCCGATAAATCAAATGCAATCTTTGTGAAATCCTTGCATTCTTGTGAATTTGCGGGCTCGAGCATAGGTATGTGTCCTAGACGGGCATAATATCTGCTATCTTGTTCTGATTGGGCACTACTCCAACAGCTAGGATCATCTGCAACCACTATGACCATGCCCGCTCTTACTCCTACATATGCTAGAGGAAACGCACTCTCGGAAGAAACATTCAACCCATATTGCTTAAAAGAGACTGTAGATCTTACACCGGAAAGTGCAGCACCTGCTGCACCCTCTAGAGCAACTTTTTCATTCGTGCTATATTCAAAGTATATGCCAACCTTATTGGCAACCTTTGCGAATGTATCGCCTATCTCTGATGTTGGAGTACCAGGAAAAGTAGAAGCAAAACCGACTCCAGATTCCAAGGCACCCCTGACTATTGCCTCATTCCCCAAAAGAATAATTTTCATTCCATTTTCGTTCAGAAGTATCTTCTCAGACATGTCAATAATAATTACTTCGCCCTTCCCTTTATCTATTGTTTTACGATTAAATTGCATAGTTCTGCAAGACAATCCAAACGATACATAGCAAGTTCTTATAGAGAAAGTTACCCTATCATGGAATATCTCAAGAAGACATAATATGATCCGAGTATTTTTTATTCGATTTTAAGAAATTAGGCGAAAACATTAGAAATGTATTATCGGCATGATTCATAAATGTGTTAAAAATCTATTTTAGAAATTATTAAAACGGTAAGCAATTAGCGTTTCTATGATCTCTTTAGATTTCTTATTAGCATTACGTTCAAGCTCAGAACGGTCTTCCTTTATCTCGATGAAATTGTTAAGAGACTTGATCGTTTCTTTGGCTCTTAAACGAGCATTCTCTTTATCGACAGGTTTGAATCCTTGAAGTTTTTTAGGCCCTTCATTTCCTCCTTCCGAAAAATACCAATCTTTGAATCCTGCCCAGCAACCAGCTCGGAAAATCAGATACCCTATAGGAGTGATTATAGGTGGCATCCCCAATTTCAAGGCTTGTGAGGTATCTTTGTGTATTTCACTCTCTCCCCAGAACATTTCATAAGAAACCATCAAGCTCCCTCCATTTGGAATTAACCCACCTATCTTTCTGAAAAGCTGAATATCTAATCCTAACTCTTGAAGATTTAGAGTCACTTTATTGAGAGAAATCTTCTCATAATAATCTGCGTCCATCCATCCCCTGATCCCTGATGATTTGCGACCTGTACTAAAGATACCTGTCAATATATGAGGAT encodes:
- a CDS encoding DUF1122 family protein yields the protein PHILTGIFSTGRKSSGIRGWMDADYYEKISLNKVTLNLQELGLDIQLFRKIGGLIPNGGSLMVSYEMFWGESEIHKDTSQALKLGMPPIITPIGYLIFRAGCWAGFKDWYFSEGGNEGPKKLQGFKPVDKENARLRAKETIKSLNNFIEIKEDRSELERNANKKSKEIIETLIAYRFNNF
- the iorA gene encoding indolepyruvate ferredoxin oxidoreductase subunit alpha — protein: MQFNRKTIDKGKGEVIIIDMSEKILLNENGMKIILLGNEAIVRGALESGVGFASTFPGTPTSEIGDTFAKVANKVGIYFEYSTNEKVALEGAAGAALSGVRSTVSFKQYGLNVSSESAFPLAYVGVRAGMVIVVADDPSCWSSAQSEQDSRYYARLGHIPMLEPANSQECKDFTKIAFDLSEKFNLPVFLRLTTRVSHTRGVVTLGRIVKGRTKGKFLKDSIKFRNFPPYIIETHKELHRKLEAIRRISEEIEINFFVNEDVKNDLGIIASGVSFNYVMDALDHLKMNLPVFKLGLTYPIPEEKIRNFIKNLKSILVVEEIEPILEKSINSLAKDVNPELRVFGRSGYLPTAGELTEEAILLTISKITGKKLDYDLIAHKEDYNKLKIARRFPLMCPGCPHRATFFATKSATGEDTTFIGDIGCYILGIFPPFETQDIIFSMGASEGLIHGIKKVSDQKVIAFIGDGTFFHAGIPALINTVFNKSNPLIIILDNRTTAMTGHQPNPTVGVTGMGDQTKAIAIEDIVKACGVENVKVVDSFNVKEMEKTVGEFLQNDKVSVIVAKRECQLLAVRRKRREGKAIPKFNIDKSRCNGCGICLYQLGCPAISVENGVFDINEDLCTGCAVCVRICPKRAIKVVR